The Deinococcus wulumuqiensis R12 genome has a window encoding:
- a CDS encoding ABC transporter permease: MTATVTSAPPRRGQSVFWRRFRRSTPGKVGAVIVSLFVLLALLAPLLRPYDPTTDRNYRLTLKPPSITALWNETAKETYTDPVSGKVDLWAAPFGTDNLGRDIYSRVLHGTRISLKVGVVSTVLALVIGTLLGVMAGFFGGWFDSVMGYLTDVLLAFPSILLAIGFATIFSSDNPPFLIQALDRLFALNSPQLVTAMLAVSLVQIPVYMRLARSVVLSIREREFVQAAGALGASQWRTVFRHVLPNSLSPLIVQGALSIATATIEVAALGFLGIGAQPPLPEWGTMISDSRQYYVDAPWTMIFPGLAIFLTVLGFNLLGDGLRDVLDPRSTQ; encoded by the coding sequence GTGACCGCAACCGTAACTTCCGCGCCCCCGCGCCGGGGCCAGAGCGTCTTCTGGCGGCGCTTTCGCCGCAGCACGCCCGGCAAGGTCGGGGCCGTCATCGTCTCTCTCTTCGTGCTGCTCGCCCTGCTCGCCCCGCTGCTGCGGCCCTACGACCCCACCACCGACCGCAACTACCGCCTGACCCTCAAGCCGCCGAGCATCACCGCGCTGTGGAACGAGACGGCCAAGGAAACCTACACCGACCCCGTCAGCGGCAAGGTGGACCTGTGGGCCGCGCCGTTCGGCACCGACAACCTGGGGCGCGACATCTACTCGCGTGTGCTGCACGGCACCCGCATCAGCCTCAAGGTCGGGGTGGTCAGCACCGTGCTGGCGCTGGTCATCGGCACGCTGCTCGGCGTGATGGCCGGGTTTTTCGGCGGCTGGTTCGATTCGGTGATGGGCTACCTCACCGACGTGCTGCTGGCCTTCCCGAGCATCCTGCTCGCCATCGGCTTCGCCACCATCTTCAGCTCGGACAACCCGCCGTTTCTGATTCAGGCCTTAGACCGCCTCTTTGCCCTGAACAGTCCGCAGCTCGTGACCGCCATGCTCGCCGTGTCGCTGGTGCAGATTCCGGTGTATATGCGCCTGGCCCGCTCGGTGGTCCTGAGTATCCGCGAGCGCGAGTTCGTGCAGGCGGCAGGGGCACTCGGCGCGAGCCAGTGGCGCACCGTGTTCCGCCACGTGCTGCCCAACTCGCTCTCGCCGCTGATCGTGCAAGGCGCGCTCAGCATCGCCACCGCCACCATCGAGGTGGCCGCGCTGGGCTTCCTCGGCATCGGGGCGCAGCCGCCGCTGCCGGAGTGGGGCACCATGATTTCCGACTCGCGGCAGTACTATGTGGACGCCCCCTGGACCATGATTTTTCCCGGCCTCGCCATCTTCCTGACGGTGCTGGGCTTCAACCTGCTCGGCGACGGCCTGCGCGACGTGCTCGACCCACGCAGCACGCAGTAA
- a CDS encoding ABC transporter permease, which translates to MGSYLIRRLARTLLVMLGISLLVFTFVRLIPGGPCTAILGERGTPESIAACNHERGFDRPWFFNAGGEGGPLNAQYPEYMGGLLRGDLDKSIVTQIPVKDDLKTRFPATVELAFAALIFALLVGLPAGILAALRRNSIWDNLATTISLVGVSMPVFWLGLLLSYFFGVKLGWLPPSARLGTDFDIQPITGLNVLDGLLRGQPAAAWDAAKHLVLPAIALGTIPLAIIARITRSSLLDVLGQDYVRTARAKGLNARTVTLKHALRNALLPIVTVIGLQVGGLLGGAVLTETIFSWNGVGSWLYDAISSRDFFVIQGGVIFIALVISLVNLLVDLSYAALDPRIQYR; encoded by the coding sequence TTGGGCAGTTATCTGATTCGCCGCCTTGCACGCACGCTGCTGGTCATGCTGGGCATCAGCCTGCTGGTGTTCACCTTCGTGCGGCTGATTCCGGGCGGTCCCTGCACCGCCATTCTGGGTGAGCGCGGCACGCCCGAGTCCATCGCCGCGTGCAACCACGAGCGCGGCTTCGACCGGCCCTGGTTTTTCAATGCCGGTGGCGAGGGCGGCCCCCTCAACGCGCAGTACCCCGAGTACATGGGCGGGCTGCTGCGCGGCGACCTCGACAAGAGCATCGTCACGCAGATTCCGGTCAAGGACGACCTGAAAACGCGCTTTCCGGCGACGGTGGAGCTGGCCTTCGCCGCGCTGATTTTTGCGCTGCTCGTGGGGCTGCCCGCCGGGATTCTGGCGGCGCTGCGGCGCAACAGTATCTGGGACAACCTCGCCACCACCATCAGCCTGGTCGGGGTGAGCATGCCGGTGTTCTGGCTGGGGCTGCTGCTGTCGTACTTTTTCGGGGTCAAGCTGGGCTGGCTGCCGCCGAGTGCGCGGCTGGGCACCGACTTCGACATCCAGCCCATCACGGGCCTGAACGTGCTCGACGGCCTGCTGCGCGGGCAGCCCGCCGCCGCCTGGGACGCCGCCAAGCACCTCGTGCTGCCCGCCATTGCGCTGGGCACCATTCCCCTCGCCATCATCGCCCGGATTACGCGCTCGAGCCTGCTCGACGTACTGGGGCAGGACTACGTGCGCACCGCCCGCGCCAAAGGTCTGAACGCCCGCACTGTCACCCTCAAGCACGCCCTTCGCAACGCGCTGCTGCCCATCGTGACGGTCATCGGGTTGCAGGTCGGCGGGCTGCTCGGCGGCGCGGTGCTGACCGAAACCATCTTTTCGTGGAACGGCGTCGGCTCGTGGCTGTACGACGCCATCAGCTCGCGCGACTTTTTCGTGATTCAGGGCGGCGTGATTTTCATCGCGCTGGTCATCAGTCTGGTCAACCTGCTGGTGGACCTCAGCTACGCCGCGCTCGACCCGCGCATTCAGTACAGGTAA
- the argC gene encoding N-acetyl-gamma-glutamyl-phosphate reductase, with translation MTAEKKTVAIVGGSGYAGGEFLRLALNHPHLEVTQVTSERSAGLPVGMVHPNLRGATNLKFRKAAQLDEADIVVLALPHNSAAKRLAEFEAKGKVIVDLSADFRLKDPEVYQRVYGEPHPTPEKLGEWVYGNPELHREDLKGATRIACAGCFATSVILALYPLLKLGALAPKDIIATGLVGSSAAGASSSESSHHPERAGSLRVYKPVGHRHTAEAQQELPGNFPLHLTAISTPRVRGILTTIQAWVPDGWSDKDVWSAYREVYGQEPFIRIVKVAKGIHRYPDPMLLDGTNFCDIGFEMDVDTGRVVLMSAIDNLVKGTAGHAIQSLNIAHEWDERAGLEFMGLHPA, from the coding sequence ATGACTGCCGAGAAAAAGACCGTCGCCATCGTGGGCGGCAGCGGCTACGCGGGCGGCGAATTCCTGCGCCTCGCCCTGAACCACCCCCATCTCGAAGTGACCCAGGTGACCAGCGAACGCAGCGCGGGGCTGCCGGTGGGCATGGTGCATCCCAACCTGCGCGGGGCCACGAACCTCAAGTTCCGCAAGGCCGCCCAGCTGGACGAGGCCGACATCGTCGTGCTGGCGCTGCCGCACAACTCCGCAGCCAAGCGACTCGCCGAGTTCGAGGCCAAGGGCAAGGTCATCGTGGACCTCTCCGCCGACTTTCGCCTCAAGGACCCCGAGGTCTACCAGCGCGTCTACGGCGAACCCCACCCCACGCCCGAAAAACTGGGGGAGTGGGTCTACGGCAACCCCGAACTCCACCGCGAGGACCTGAAGGGTGCCACCCGCATCGCCTGCGCGGGTTGCTTCGCCACCTCGGTGATTCTGGCGCTGTACCCGCTGCTGAAACTGGGCGCCCTGGCCCCCAAGGACATCATCGCCACCGGGCTGGTCGGGTCGAGCGCGGCGGGGGCCAGCAGCAGCGAGTCGTCGCACCACCCCGAGCGGGCAGGCAGCCTGCGGGTGTACAAGCCCGTCGGCCACCGCCACACCGCCGAAGCGCAGCAGGAGCTGCCCGGCAACTTTCCGCTGCACCTGACCGCCATTTCCACCCCCCGCGTGCGCGGCATCCTGACCACCATTCAGGCCTGGGTGCCCGACGGCTGGTCGGACAAGGACGTGTGGAGCGCCTACCGCGAGGTCTACGGCCAGGAGCCGTTTATCCGCATCGTCAAGGTCGCCAAGGGCATTCACCGCTACCCCGACCCGATGCTCCTCGACGGCACCAACTTCTGCGACATCGGTTTCGAGATGGACGTGGACACGGGCCGCGTGGTGCTGATGTCGGCCATCGATAACCTGGTCAAAGGCACGGCGGGCCACGCCATCCAGTCGCTCAACATCGCCCATGAATGGGACGAACGGGCCGGGCTGGAGTTCATGGGGCTGCACCCGGCGTGA
- a CDS encoding WD40 repeat domain-containing protein has protein sequence MRVSPLPRASLPCSPVPSPSSGGPRSGSAPSRPAPSRPARLALALLLTGLGAGWQQGAAQTANLQTANLQALAVPALPVAASPASPGLPTSLLSSLSSLNLIPIGSERLEVLGVAPDAQAGAPGAPGGGLLAVRGAGSNALQLYDAVSGQLRRTVRLPPEVLVNVPPAISPDGRWLAVAIQTDAATGEGRIGLLSTTDPVYRFFLKSAGLSGTTALAFSPDGTRLAAGNRNGYAQLWNLDTRERLSTVKGQGPPLSLEFSPDGKLFLPRFPGQKGSTLVSVSGGQPLAVLVDGAGTLAVPGLLVGAGGRALALPSGTPTPLPAYLAGGAVLAGFDRSRSRALVQLPVGPEWLALELRDVLTGRALGQWVLPAAFATAPRLLPSGQHALIGDGAGGLRLLTLR, from the coding sequence ATGCGAGTCTCCCCGTTGCCGCGTGCGTCGCTTCCCTGCTCGCCCGTCCCGTCCCCGTCGTCCGGCGGCCCGCGCTCCGGCTCTGCGCCGTCTCGCCCCGCGCCGTCTCGCCCCGCGCGGCTGGCGCTGGCCCTGCTGCTCACGGGGCTGGGGGCAGGGTGGCAACAGGGAGCCGCCCAGACTGCAAACCTCCAGACCGCCAATCTCCAGGCCCTTGCCGTTCCCGCGCTGCCGGTGGCTGCTTCCCCCGCGTCGCCCGGTCTGCCCACCTCGCTTTTGTCCTCCCTGTCGTCGCTGAACCTGATTCCTATCGGCAGCGAGCGGCTGGAAGTGCTGGGGGTGGCCCCCGACGCGCAGGCCGGTGCGCCGGGCGCTCCCGGGGGTGGCCTGCTGGCGGTGCGCGGGGCGGGCAGCAACGCGCTGCAGCTCTACGACGCCGTCAGCGGACAGTTGCGGCGCACGGTGCGCCTGCCGCCCGAGGTGCTGGTCAATGTGCCCCCGGCCATCAGTCCCGACGGGCGCTGGCTGGCGGTGGCGATTCAGACCGACGCGGCGACCGGCGAGGGCCGCATCGGTCTGCTGTCCACCACCGACCCGGTGTACCGCTTTTTCCTGAAATCCGCCGGGCTGAGCGGCACCACCGCCCTCGCGTTCAGTCCCGACGGCACCCGGCTGGCGGCAGGCAACCGCAACGGCTACGCGCAGCTGTGGAACCTCGACACCCGCGAGCGCCTGAGCACCGTCAAGGGCCAGGGTCCGCCCCTGAGCCTGGAGTTCAGCCCCGACGGCAAGCTGTTTTTGCCCCGTTTCCCAGGTCAGAAGGGCAGCACCCTCGTCAGCGTGAGTGGCGGCCAACCGCTGGCCGTGCTGGTGGACGGTGCGGGCACGCTGGCGGTGCCGGGCCTGCTGGTGGGTGCCGGGGGCCGCGCCCTGGCCCTGCCTTCGGGGACGCCGACGCCGCTGCCTGCGTATCTGGCCGGGGGCGCGGTGCTCGCCGGGTTCGACCGCTCGCGTTCCCGCGCCCTGGTGCAGTTGCCGGTCGGCCCCGAGTGGTTGGCGCTTGAGCTGCGTGACGTGCTGACCGGCAGGGCGCTGGGACAGTGGGTGCTGCCCGCCGCCTTCGCCACTGCGCCGCGCCTGTTGCCGAGCGGCCAGCACGCGCTGATCGGGGACGGGGCGGGGGGACTGCGGCTGCTGACGCTGCGATGA
- a CDS encoding RluA family pseudouridine synthase: MTRAPLLPPTEKPRVVMEHPDFYVVHKPALWLTHPVRARVDVPDLLTFMQAETGEEGLAPPHRLDRETSGAQILTRDSDAARKFFTLFKTHLVGKTYLAVVHGTPDWERRTLDAPLGDLGLGGANKIQIRQAVVPDGKPAVTDFRVLERRAGHALIECYPRSGRLHQIRAHLSHLGLPMVGDKIYGRDPSAFLEFMETGQTPELTARLGLARQALHAGRIAFPWDGAQVAAEVPLAPDLRAYWEGLGADG, translated from the coding sequence ATGACCCGCGCCCCGCTGCTGCCGCCCACCGAAAAGCCGCGCGTCGTCATGGAGCATCCCGACTTCTACGTGGTCCACAAGCCCGCGCTGTGGCTGACCCATCCGGTGCGGGCGCGGGTGGACGTGCCCGACCTCCTGACCTTCATGCAGGCGGAAACCGGCGAAGAGGGGCTGGCCCCGCCGCACCGCCTCGACCGCGAGACGAGCGGCGCACAGATTCTGACGCGCGACAGCGACGCCGCCCGCAAGTTCTTCACCCTGTTCAAGACGCATCTGGTCGGCAAAACGTACCTCGCCGTCGTCCACGGCACGCCCGACTGGGAGCGCCGGACACTTGACGCGCCGCTGGGCGACCTGGGCCTCGGCGGAGCGAACAAAATCCAGATTCGACAGGCGGTGGTTCCCGACGGCAAACCCGCCGTGACCGACTTCCGGGTGCTGGAACGCCGCGCCGGGCACGCGCTCATCGAGTGTTATCCGCGCTCGGGGCGGCTGCACCAGATTCGGGCGCACCTCTCGCATCTCGGGCTGCCGATGGTGGGAGACAAGATTTACGGGCGCGACCCCAGCGCCTTTCTGGAGTTCATGGAAACCGGACAGACCCCCGAACTCACCGCCCGGCTGGGGCTGGCGCGTCAGGCGCTGCACGCTGGCCGCATCGCCTTCCCGTGGGACGGAGCGCAGGTGGCCGCCGAGGTGCCGCTGGCGCCGGATTTGCGGGCGTACTGGGAGGGGTTGGGGGCGGATGGCTGA
- a CDS encoding NADPH-dependent FMN reductase has product MLSLTVLSTSLDPESRSAWLAALTAQQLREAGHRVTHLDLRQTPLGPFDNVQGPGGCYEHPHAQTYHDAVAGADGIFLAAPVYNWGLGSGAKALIELTGSSDAERGLHGAWFDKPVTFLISGGLDQGYLSHGALAFGLMVDFKCVVNPHFVYATSAHWDAPQVPGEWLRERLRRTVERGVDLSERLRGRDYQSVWEI; this is encoded by the coding sequence ATGCTTTCGCTGACCGTTCTTTCGACCAGCCTCGACCCGGAGAGCCGCTCGGCGTGGCTGGCGGCGCTCACGGCGCAGCAGTTGCGGGAAGCCGGACACCGCGTCACGCACCTCGACCTGCGTCAGACGCCGCTCGGCCCGTTCGACAACGTGCAGGGACCGGGCGGCTGTTACGAGCACCCCCACGCCCAGACCTACCACGACGCGGTGGCCGGAGCCGACGGGATTTTTCTGGCCGCGCCCGTGTACAACTGGGGCCTGGGGTCGGGGGCCAAGGCGCTGATTGAACTGACCGGAAGCTCGGACGCGGAGCGTGGGCTGCACGGCGCATGGTTCGACAAGCCGGTCACGTTTCTGATTTCGGGCGGACTGGACCAGGGGTATCTGAGCCACGGGGCGCTGGCCTTCGGGCTGATGGTGGACTTCAAGTGCGTGGTAAACCCGCATTTCGTCTACGCGACTTCGGCCCACTGGGACGCGCCGCAGGTGCCGGGCGAGTGGCTGCGTGAACGCCTGCGCCGCACGGTGGAGCGCGGCGTGGACCTCAGCGAGCGGCTGCGGGGGCGCGACTACCAGAGCGTGTGGGAGATATGA
- a CDS encoding NUDIX domain-containing protein: MSHELWATSDPASADAKASEGTTGQTTLYAPGSVPAEKIRFVTILADYQGGWLHLRQRGCTGWECPGGKVEPGETLLEAAERELREETGATRFTLRQTHEYDFGGSFGAQFRASIAELGAEREGKMEALRVFPALPDELAHPQIYPALFAACKELQP; the protein is encoded by the coding sequence ATGAGCCATGAGCTATGGGCCACGAGCGACCCGGCCAGCGCCGACGCTAAGGCCAGTGAAGGAACGACAGGGCAGACCACCCTATACGCGCCGGGCAGCGTGCCCGCCGAGAAAATCCGCTTCGTGACCATCCTGGCTGACTATCAGGGCGGCTGGCTGCATCTGCGTCAGCGTGGGTGCACGGGATGGGAGTGTCCGGGCGGCAAGGTGGAACCGGGGGAAACCCTGCTGGAGGCCGCCGAGCGCGAACTGCGCGAGGAAACCGGGGCCACTCGCTTCACGCTGCGCCAGACCCATGAATACGACTTTGGCGGCAGCTTCGGCGCACAATTTCGCGCCAGCATTGCCGAACTGGGGGCGGAGCGCGAGGGGAAAATGGAAGCCCTGCGCGTGTTCCCTGCGCTGCCCGACGAACTGGCCCACCCCCAGATTTACCCCGCCCTGTTTGCCGCCTGCAAGGAACTCCAACCATGA
- the metH gene encoding methionine synthase yields the protein MTSPLYAEARKRILILDGAWGTQLQNANLTEADFRWPEADPLRMYRGNFDLLQLNKPDVIRAVHRAYFEAGADIASTNTFNSTTISQADYGTEALAYRMNVEGARLAREVADEFEAQDGKKRWVAGSVGPTNRTATLSPDVERPEFRNVTYDDLVAAYSEAITGLMDGGADLLLIETVFDTLNAKAALFAAQEVFARQGRELPIMLSGTITDASGRTLSGQTPEAFAVSTEHANLFSLGLNCALGADLLRPHLRAIAANTEALVSVHPNAGLPNAFGEYDETPEHTAAVLADFAREGLVNIVGGCCGTTPEHIRAIAEAVGDIEPRTAPELPPFLRLSGLEAFTLTPETNFVNVGERTNVTGSPKFSKAILAGDFDAGLKIARQQVQNGAQVVDINFDEGMLDGEAAMVKFLNLLAGEPDISRVPLMLDSSKWEILEAGLKRVQGKAIVNSISLKDGEDKFLERARLLRRYGAAAVVMAFDERGQADNLERRKEITSRAYKLLTEQADFPPQDIIFDPNVLTVATGIEEHDRYALDFIEATRWIKQNLPGALVSGGISNVSFSFRGNNHVREAMHAVFLYHAIRAGLDMGIVNAGMLAVYDDIEPELREAVEDVILARREDATERLLTLSERYKDVKREVATQNAWRELPVRERLTHSLVQGISDFVDADAEEAYRELGSPLAVIEGPLMDGMNVVGDLFGAGKMFLPQVVKSARVMKKAVAYLTPYLEAEKSESSTKGKVLLATVKGDVHDIGKNIVGVVLACNGYAVTDLGVMVQTDRILDEAEKLGADVIGLSGLITPSLDEMVNVAREMTRRGVKTPLLIGGATTSRAHTAVKIDPAYDGTVVHVLDASRAVTVVNDLLTDEATYAAQTREQYDALRERHGERQVRLIPIAEARERAPRLNPVAPVAPKELGRQVIEQPIAGLLDYIDWTPFFIAWEMKGIYPNILTDPLRGEEARKLFDDAQALLGRVIEDGSLTARGVIGLWPAHREGDDIVLDDTATARGETLDFETHEIAAGREPLPESVRLHTLRQQRDQTTPNTALADFIAYKGDHIGAFAVAIHGAEELAREFEAQHDDYNAILVKAVADRLAEAFAEKLHRDVRVDYWGYAPDEALDNTDLIKERYQGIRPAPGYPAQPDHTEKRTIFGLLNAEEIGLSLTESCAMFPAAAVSGLYFAHPDARYFAVGRIGRDQVEDYARRKGWTLEEAERWLGPMLAYASAEGGVKDADGKRQMADGKVSLSPGESGPSALSLQPSAATGGSL from the coding sequence ATGACCTCGCCTCTGTACGCCGAAGCCCGCAAGCGCATCCTCATCCTCGACGGCGCGTGGGGCACCCAACTGCAAAACGCGAACCTCACCGAGGCCGATTTCCGCTGGCCGGAGGCCGACCCCCTGCGGATGTACCGGGGCAACTTCGACCTGCTGCAACTCAACAAACCGGACGTGATTCGCGCCGTCCACCGCGCCTATTTCGAGGCCGGGGCGGACATCGCCAGCACGAACACCTTCAACTCCACCACCATTTCGCAGGCGGATTACGGCACGGAAGCCCTGGCCTACCGCATGAACGTGGAAGGCGCACGGCTGGCCCGCGAAGTGGCCGACGAATTCGAAGCCCAGGACGGCAAAAAACGCTGGGTGGCGGGCAGCGTCGGCCCCACCAACCGCACGGCGACCTTATCCCCAGACGTGGAGCGCCCCGAGTTCCGCAATGTGACCTACGACGACCTCGTGGCGGCGTACTCCGAGGCCATCACAGGGCTGATGGACGGCGGCGCGGATTTGCTCCTCATCGAAACGGTCTTCGACACGCTGAACGCCAAAGCCGCGCTGTTCGCCGCGCAGGAAGTTTTTGCGAGGCAGGGGCGCGAACTCCCCATCATGCTGTCGGGCACCATCACCGACGCTTCGGGCCGCACGCTGAGCGGGCAGACGCCGGAAGCCTTCGCGGTGAGCACCGAGCACGCGAACCTGTTCAGCCTGGGCCTGAACTGTGCGCTGGGCGCGGATTTGCTGCGGCCTCACCTGCGGGCAATTGCGGCGAACACCGAGGCGTTGGTGTCGGTTCACCCCAACGCGGGCCTTCCCAACGCCTTCGGGGAATACGACGAAACGCCCGAACACACGGCGGCGGTGCTGGCGGATTTTGCCCGTGAGGGGCTGGTGAACATCGTGGGCGGCTGCTGTGGCACCACGCCCGAGCACATCCGGGCCATTGCCGAGGCCGTCGGGGACATCGAGCCGCGCACCGCGCCCGAACTCCCGCCCTTCCTGCGCCTCAGCGGTCTCGAAGCCTTCACCCTGACGCCCGAGACCAACTTCGTGAACGTGGGCGAGCGCACCAACGTGACCGGCAGCCCCAAATTCAGCAAGGCGATTCTGGCGGGCGATTTTGATGCGGGCCTGAAAATTGCCCGCCAGCAGGTACAAAACGGCGCGCAGGTCGTGGACATCAACTTCGACGAGGGAATGCTGGACGGCGAGGCCGCGATGGTTAAGTTCCTGAACCTGCTGGCGGGCGAACCCGACATTTCCCGCGTGCCGCTGATGCTGGACTCCTCCAAATGGGAAATTCTGGAAGCGGGCCTGAAGCGCGTGCAGGGCAAGGCGATTGTCAACTCCATTTCGCTGAAGGACGGCGAGGACAAGTTTCTGGAACGCGCCCGGCTGCTGCGGCGCTACGGGGCGGCGGCGGTGGTCATGGCCTTCGACGAGCGGGGGCAGGCCGACAACCTGGAACGCCGCAAGGAAATTACCTCTCGCGCCTACAAACTGCTGACCGAACAGGCCGATTTTCCGCCGCAGGACATCATCTTCGACCCGAACGTGCTGACGGTGGCGACCGGCATCGAGGAGCATGACCGCTACGCGCTGGACTTTATCGAGGCGACGCGCTGGATCAAACAGAACCTGCCGGGGGCGCTGGTGTCAGGTGGGATTTCCAACGTGTCGTTCAGCTTCCGGGGCAACAACCACGTGCGCGAGGCGATGCACGCGGTGTTTCTGTACCACGCCATTCGCGCCGGGCTGGACATGGGCATCGTGAACGCGGGGATGCTGGCCGTGTACGACGACATCGAACCCGAACTGCGCGAGGCCGTGGAGGACGTGATTCTGGCCCGTCGGGAGGACGCCACCGAGCGGCTGCTGACTCTCTCGGAGCGGTACAAGGACGTGAAGCGCGAGGTGGCGACCCAGAACGCCTGGCGCGAGTTGCCCGTGCGTGAGCGGCTGACGCACTCGCTGGTGCAGGGCATTTCGGACTTCGTGGACGCCGACGCCGAGGAAGCTTACCGCGAACTGGGCAGCCCACTGGCGGTCATCGAAGGCCCGTTGATGGACGGCATGAACGTGGTGGGCGACCTCTTCGGCGCAGGGAAAATGTTCCTGCCGCAGGTCGTCAAATCGGCCCGCGTCATGAAGAAGGCAGTGGCCTACCTCACGCCGTATCTGGAAGCGGAAAAGTCGGAAAGCAGTACGAAGGGCAAGGTCTTGCTGGCAACGGTGAAGGGTGACGTGCACGACATCGGCAAGAACATCGTGGGCGTGGTGCTGGCCTGCAACGGCTACGCGGTGACCGACCTGGGTGTGATGGTGCAGACCGACCGCATTCTGGACGAGGCCGAAAAACTCGGCGCAGACGTGATTGGCCTGAGCGGGCTGATTACCCCCAGCCTGGACGAGATGGTGAACGTGGCCCGCGAGATGACCCGCCGGGGCGTGAAAACGCCGCTGCTCATCGGCGGCGCGACGACCAGCCGCGCCCATACCGCCGTGAAGATTGACCCCGCGTACGACGGCACGGTGGTGCATGTGCTGGACGCCTCCCGCGCCGTGACGGTGGTGAACGACCTCCTGACCGACGAGGCGACCTACGCCGCGCAGACCCGCGAGCAGTACGACGCGCTCAGGGAGCGGCATGGGGAGCGGCAGGTGCGGCTGATTCCGATTGCGGAGGCGCGCGAACGGGCACCGCGTCTGAACCCCGTCGCGCCTGTGGCTCCAAAGGAACTAGGCCGCCAGGTCATCGAGCAGCCCATTGCCGGATTGCTGGACTACATCGACTGGACGCCTTTTTTCATCGCCTGGGAGATGAAGGGCATCTACCCCAACATCCTGACTGATCCCCTGCGCGGCGAGGAAGCCCGCAAGCTGTTCGACGACGCGCAGGCACTCCTGGGGCGCGTCATCGAGGACGGCTCACTGACCGCACGGGGCGTGATTGGGCTGTGGCCCGCCCACCGCGAGGGCGACGACATCGTGCTGGACGACACCGCGACGGCACGGGGTGAAACGCTGGACTTCGAGACGCACGAAATCGCCGCCGGGCGCGAGCCACTGCCGGAAAGCGTGCGCCTCCACACCCTGCGCCAGCAGCGCGACCAGACCACGCCGAACACTGCGCTGGCCGACTTCATCGCCTACAAGGGCGACCACATCGGCGCGTTTGCCGTCGCCATTCACGGCGCGGAGGAACTGGCCCGCGAGTTCGAGGCGCAGCACGACGACTACAACGCGATTCTGGTCAAAGCGGTGGCCGACCGACTGGCCGAAGCCTTCGCGGAGAAGCTGCACCGTGACGTGCGGGTGGACTACTGGGGCTACGCGCCGGACGAGGCGCTGGACAACACCGACCTCATCAAGGAGCGGTATCAGGGCATCCGCCCCGCCCCCGGCTACCCCGCGCAGCCCGACCACACCGAGAAGCGCACCATTTTTGGACTGCTGAACGCTGAGGAAATCGGCCTGAGCCTCACCGAGTCGTGCGCCATGTTCCCCGCCGCCGCCGTGTCGGGCCTGTACTTCGCCCACCCGGACGCCCGT